A portion of the Thermoleophilaceae bacterium genome contains these proteins:
- a CDS encoding TldD/PmbA family protein: MSAGTRQGGLVAPDLAARVVERALSRGGDLGELYAEDRATLALSLDDGRVERPSTGSERGASVRVVLGDASYFGHVDGLAEEDLMRVAESVSQAVRGDSRTPAALGAPEAAASHEVRVRPEDVEAAAKAGLLRACDERARAAAAEVVQVTASYAEGRRRVEIYNSNGLAAADDRTRVRLGVQVVARRNGRVETGHETLGGHAGFELVESDPGAVADAAARKALTLLDAVDAPTGRMPVVVGNGFGGVLLHEAVGHGLEADAVQKRASVYAGKLGEQVAEPFVTAYDDGARANEWGSDGTDDEGTPTQRTTVIEDGELTSYLYDLLRAGKDGVPSTGNGRRESFRHLPLPRMTNTYFAPGDATPEDLIAGVEKGLYAVSFGGGQVEPATGDFVFGVSEGYLIEAGKVTAPVRGATLIGNGLEALAAIDGIAGDLAIATGFCGKGGQRVAAGVGQPHVRIRALTVGGTASA, translated from the coding sequence GTGAGCGCCGGTACCCGCCAGGGCGGGCTCGTCGCTCCGGACCTGGCCGCCCGGGTGGTCGAGCGAGCGCTCTCGCGCGGCGGTGACCTCGGCGAGCTCTACGCCGAGGACCGCGCCACCCTCGCGCTCTCCCTCGACGACGGCCGCGTGGAGCGGCCCTCCACCGGCAGCGAGCGCGGGGCCTCCGTGCGCGTGGTCCTCGGCGACGCCAGCTACTTCGGCCACGTGGACGGTCTCGCGGAAGAGGACCTGATGCGCGTGGCCGAGTCGGTTTCACAGGCTGTGCGCGGCGACTCCCGGACGCCGGCCGCGCTGGGCGCTCCGGAGGCCGCCGCCTCCCACGAGGTGCGCGTCCGGCCCGAGGACGTGGAGGCCGCCGCCAAGGCGGGGCTGCTGCGCGCCTGCGACGAGCGCGCCCGCGCGGCGGCCGCGGAGGTGGTGCAGGTCACCGCGAGCTACGCGGAGGGCCGCCGGCGCGTGGAGATCTACAACTCGAACGGCCTCGCCGCCGCCGACGACCGCACGCGCGTGCGCCTGGGCGTGCAGGTGGTGGCGCGCCGCAACGGGCGCGTGGAGACCGGGCACGAGACCCTCGGCGGCCACGCCGGCTTCGAGCTGGTGGAGTCAGACCCCGGCGCGGTGGCGGACGCCGCCGCGCGCAAGGCGCTCACCCTGCTCGACGCGGTCGACGCGCCCACCGGCCGGATGCCGGTGGTGGTGGGCAACGGCTTCGGTGGCGTGCTGCTGCACGAGGCGGTGGGGCACGGGCTGGAGGCCGACGCCGTCCAGAAGCGCGCCAGCGTCTACGCGGGCAAGCTCGGCGAGCAGGTGGCCGAGCCGTTCGTCACGGCATACGACGACGGCGCCCGCGCGAACGAGTGGGGCAGCGACGGCACCGACGACGAGGGCACCCCCACCCAGCGCACCACCGTGATCGAGGACGGAGAGCTCACCTCCTATCTGTATGACCTCCTGCGCGCGGGCAAGGACGGCGTGCCCTCCACGGGCAACGGCCGCCGCGAGTCCTTCCGCCACCTGCCGCTGCCGCGCATGACCAACACCTATTTCGCGCCCGGCGACGCAACGCCCGAGGATCTGATCGCGGGTGTGGAGAAGGGCCTCTACGCCGTGTCCTTCGGCGGCGGCCAGGTGGAGCCCGCCACGGGCGACTTCGTCTTCGGCGTGTCGGAGGGCTACCTGATCGAGGCCGGCAAGGTCACGGCGCCCGTCCGCGGAGCCACGCTGATCGGCAACGGGCTCGAGGCGCTCGCGGCCATCGACGGGATCGCCGGCGACCTC
- a CDS encoding cation diffusion facilitator family transporter produces the protein MTIRAAGTIDPVLLGRRKTRAAALSIASNATLIVLKVIAGVITGSIAIITEAVHSGIDLMASVIAYFSVRKAEAPADHEHPYGHAKVENLAAAFEGVLVLVGAGIIVFESVRRLADVPEVESLGFGIGVIAFSGVANVIVSTYLYREARVTQSPALEGDAAHLRTDAMTSFGVLIGLVLVQATGQEVLDPVAALLVAGAIIGTGVRIVSRSSRVLVDETLPEFELEAVREVIEGHGAEEIEGFHKLRARRAGSRRYVDMHVQFRTGTTLERAHELAHELQGGIRTRLHDADVLIHLEPSRRE, from the coding sequence ATGACCATCCGGGCGGCCGGCACGATCGACCCGGTGCTCCTCGGCCGCCGCAAGACGCGCGCGGCGGCCCTCTCGATCGCGTCCAACGCCACGCTGATCGTGCTCAAGGTCATCGCGGGCGTGATCACGGGGTCCATCGCGATCATCACCGAGGCGGTGCATTCCGGCATCGACCTCATGGCCTCGGTCATCGCCTACTTCAGCGTCCGGAAGGCCGAGGCTCCGGCCGACCACGAGCACCCCTACGGGCACGCCAAGGTCGAGAACCTCGCGGCGGCCTTCGAGGGCGTCCTGGTGCTCGTGGGCGCGGGGATCATCGTGTTCGAGTCGGTCCGCCGGCTGGCCGACGTGCCCGAGGTCGAGTCGCTCGGCTTCGGCATCGGGGTGATCGCCTTCTCCGGCGTGGCCAACGTCATCGTCTCGACCTACCTCTACCGCGAGGCGCGGGTCACGCAGTCGCCGGCGCTGGAGGGGGACGCCGCGCACCTGCGCACGGACGCCATGACCTCGTTCGGCGTGCTGATCGGGCTGGTGCTCGTGCAGGCCACCGGGCAGGAGGTGCTCGACCCCGTGGCGGCACTGCTCGTGGCCGGGGCGATCATCGGGACCGGGGTGCGCATCGTCTCGCGCTCCTCGCGGGTCCTGGTGGACGAGACGCTGCCCGAGTTCGAGCTCGAGGCCGTGCGGGAGGTCATCGAGGGGCACGGGGCGGAGGAGATCGAGGGCTTCCACAAGCTGCGCGCCCGCCGCGCCGGAAGCCGCCGCTACGTGGACATGCACGTGCAGTTCCGCACCGGCACCACGCTGGAGCGCGCGCACGAGCTCGCGCACGAGCTGCAGGGCGGAATCCGCACCCGGCTGCACGACGCGGACGTGCTCATCCACCTGGAGCCGTCGCGGCGCGAGTGA